A window from Citrus sinensis cultivar Valencia sweet orange chromosome 3, DVS_A1.0, whole genome shotgun sequence encodes these proteins:
- the LOC102625951 gene encoding uncharacterized protein LOC102625951: protein MEDTDTVDVILEFLKRNHFTRAESALRSELSNRPDLNGFLQKLNLEEKDTTEVVQEENVGKLASKNQGPSSRNSGEVSNELIVKEIECGIGRNGSESKWRNTASTGEQNKPNEASGTSKDRNFTFSKGSEDTVLDLYSWNCNSNNGPSDPYRNDSIHNFSELQTLEQSRYCTTEIPGVGKVKLRPRDSDSSEEILFSGEKKTSWLESTSKSNAESKYEKIQASEPKVVDKQLKTGSTCSKETFADNPWSRNEEPGSSSSELWKDCSVKTVFPFSMGDVSTSYDIGTGSDKKEGKRKTDAADVRASIKQQVDEVGRALYLGKSQGNSEQKNISVGFPLVADNPREEFPRLPPVKLKSEDKPLNINWEEKFERDVSGTKLLSSENSLLIGSYLDVPVGQEIHSSGGKRTGGGSWLSVSQGIAEDTSDLVSGFATIGDGLSESVDYPHEYWDSDEYDDDDDVGYMRQPIEDEAWFLAHEIDYPSDNEKGTGHGSVPDPQGRGPTKDEDDDQSFAEEDSYFSGEQYFQGKNVEPVTTSDDPIGLTVSEMYERTDNDLMDQYDGQLMDEEELNLMRAEPVWQGFVTQTNELIMLGDGKVVSERGRPRLDDICMDDDQHGSVRSIGVGINSDAAEMGSEVRDSLLGGSSEGDLEYFHDHDVGIGGSRFSHHESDKKYVDRKSKDKNKISKQESNKYIVGNDKGKCTQVKNLTDGGFSFPPPLRDGQLVQKGSSKSLWSNNCDPVISDETDDPLKALMGADDMLATWRQKSTDSSRDENNANAVRSANSSPSTLSNYEREHVKREEAEKISGMREEDPGASLEDEEAAAVQEQVRQIKAQEEEFETFNLKIVHRKNRTGFEEDKNFHVVLNSVIAGRYHVTEYLGSAAFSKAIQAHDLHTGMDVCVKIIKNNKDFFDQSLDEIKLLKYVNKHDPGDKYHLLRLYDYFYYREHLLIVCELLKANLYEFHKFNRESGGEVYFTMPRLQSITIQCLEALQFLHGLGLIHCDLKPENILVKSYSRCEVKVIDLGSSCFETDHLCSYVQSRSYRAPEVILGLSYDKKIDIWSLGCILAELCTGNVLFQNDSPATLLARVIGIIGPIEQGMLAKGRDTYKYFTKNHMLYERNQETNRLEYLIPKKTSLRHRLPMGDQGFIDFVAHLLEVNPKKRPSASDALKHPWLSHPYEPISA, encoded by the exons ATGGAAGACACGGACACAGTTGATgtgattttggaatttttgaAGAGAAATCATTTCACGAGAGCTGAGTCAGCTTTGCGCAGCGAGCTCAGTAACCGCCCTGATTTAAATGGATTTCTTCAGAAACTTAACCTTGAAGAGAAGGATACAACTGAGGTGGTGCAAGAAGAGAATGTGGGCAAATTGGCTAGTAAAAATCAAGGTCCTAGTTCTCGTAATAGTGGTGAAGTTTCAAATGAACTTATTGTGAAAGAAATTGAGTGTGGGATTGGTAGAAATGGTTCTGAAAGCAAATGGAGAAACACTGCTTCTACTGGGGAGCAGAATAAGCCTAATGAGGCTAGTGGGACTAGTAAAGACAGGAACTTTACTTTCTCCAAAGGATCAGAGGATACTGTACTTGATTTGTACTCTTGGAACTGTAATTCTAACAATGGTCCATCAGATCCTTACAGAAACGATAGTATCCATAACTTCTCGGAGCTTCAGACTTTGGAGCAATCAAGATATTGTACAACCGAAATTCCTGGTGTTGGCAAAGTCAAATTGAGACCTCGAGATTCAGATTCCAGTGAAGAGATTCTCTTTTCTGGTGAGAAGAAGACCTCGTGGCTTGAAAGTACTAGTAAATCTAATGCAGAATCCAAGTATGAAAAGATTCAAGCCAGTGAACCTAAGGTTGTTGATAAGCAACTTAAGACTGGTAGCACTTGCTCGAAAGAAACCTTTGCAGATAATCCATGGTCAAGAAATGAGGAGCCTGGTAGCTCATCTTCAGAATTGTGGAAAGATTGTTCTGTCAAGACTGTTTTTCCTTTCTCCATGGGGGATGTGTCAACCAGTTATGACATTGGTACTGGATCTGacaaaaaagaaggaaaaaggaaaacgGACGCGGCTGATGTGAGGGCATCAATTAAACAGCAGGTGGATGAGGTTGGAAGAGCTTTATACTTGGGTAAGTCTCAGGGGAATTCTGAGCAGAAGAATATTAGTGTAGGTTTTCCTCTGGTGGCTGATAATCCAAGGGAAGAGTTCCCCAGATTGCCTCCAGTCAAACTCAAGTCAGAGGACAAGCCACTCAATATTAATTGGGAGGAAAAGTTTGAGCGTGATGTATCAGGTACAAAGCTTTTGAGCTCTGAGAATAGCCTACTTATAGGGAGTTATCTGGATGTTCCTGTTGGACAAGAAATCCACTCTTCAG GTGGAAAAAGGACTGGTGGAGGCAGTTGGCTATCTGTTAGTCAGGGGATTGCAGAGGATACATCTGATCTTGTTTCGGGTTTTGCTACAATCGGTGATGGATTAAGTGAATCTGTTGACTACCCTCATGAATATTGGGATTCTGAtgaatatgatgatgatgatgatgttggATACATGAGACAACCTATTGAGGATGAGGCATGGTTTCTGGCTCATGAAATTGATTACCCTAGTGATAACGAAAAGGGAACAGGACATGGCAGTGTTCCAGATCCACAGGGTAGAGGTCCAACAAAAGATGAAGACGATGATCAGTCATTTGCTGAGGAAGATTCATATTTCTCTGGTGAACAGTATTTTCAAGGTAAAAATGTGGAACCAGTTACAACTTCGGATGATCCTATAGGGCTGACAGTTAGTGAAATGTATGAGAGGACTGATAATGATTTAATGGATCAATATGACGGACAGTTGATGGATGAAGAAGAGCTGAATTTGATGCGTGCAGAACCAGTCTGGCAGGGATTTGTGACTCAGACAAATGAACTCATCATGTTAGGAGATGGAAAAGTTGTGAGCGAGCGTGGAAGACCGCGATTGGATGATATTTGTATGGATGATGATCAGCATGGCTCTGTTAGGTCAATTGGTGTGGGGATCAACAGTGATGCAGCTGAAATGGGCAGTGAAGTACGTGACAGTTTGCTTGGAGGGAGCAGTGAAGGGGATCTGGAGTATTTTCATGATCATGATGTTGGAATTGGTGGATCCAGATTCTCTCACCATGAATCTGACAAAAAatatgttgatagaaaaagcaaggataaaaacaaaatcagtAAACAGGAGTCCAATAAATATATCGTTGGGAATGATAAAGGTAAATGTACGCAGGTCAAAAACCTTACTGATGGGGGTTTTTCATTTCCTCCCCCACTGAGGGATGGGCAGTTGGTGCAGAAAGGTTCTAGTAAATCATTATGGTCAAACAACTGTGATCCTGTTATTAGTGATGAAACTGATGACCCTTTGAAAGCTTTGATGGGGGCAGATGATATGCTTGCTACTTGGAGGCAGAAAAGCACTGATAGTTCTAGGGAtgaaaataatgcaaatgcTGTAAGATCAGCAAATTCTTCTCCTTCCACCCTTTCGAATTATGAACGAGAGCATGTAAAGAGAGAGGAAGCTGAAAAAATTAGTGGCATGAGGGAAGAGGATCCAGGTGCATCCCTTGAGGATGAAGAAGCAGCTGCAGTACAAGAGCAAGTAAGGCAAATCAAAGCTCAGGAGGAGGAATTTGAGactttcaatttaaaaattgtgcATAGAAAAAACAG AACTGGCTTTGAGGAGGACAAGAATTTCCACGTTGTTTTGAATTCTGTCATAGCTGGGCGTTATCATGTTACTGAGTATCTGGGATCAGCTGCGTTTAGCAAAGCTATACAAGCACATGACCTTCACACAGGCATGGATGTTTGtgtgaaaattattaagaacAACAAAGATTTTTTTGATCAAAGCCTCGATGAGATAAAGCTTCTCAAGTATGTCAACAAGCATGATCCCGGAGACAAATACCATCTTCTGCGTTTGTATGATTATTTCTACTATCGA GAGCATCTGCTAATAGTATGTGAGCTCCTGAAGGCAAACTTGTATGAGTTCCATAAATTTAATAGAGAATCCGGAGGAGAGGTCTATTTCACGATGCCAAGGTTGCAG TCTATTACTATCCAGTGTCTTGAAGCTCTTCAATTCTTGCACGGCCTTGGACTTATTCATTGTGATTTGAAGCCTGAAAATATCTTAGTGAAAAGTTATAGTAGATGTGAGGTGAAGGTCATTGATCTTGGGAGTAGCTGTTTTGAGACAGATCATCTCTGCTCCTATGTTCAATCCAGGTCCTATCGTGCACCAGAAGTTATCCTTGGACTGTCATACGATAAGAAGATAGACATATGGTCACTTGGCTGCATTTTAGCAGAACTCTGTACTGGAAAT GTTCTCTTCCAAAATGATTCTCCAGCAACATTACTTGCACGGGTGATTGGAATCATTGGTCCCATTGAACAAGGCATGCTTGCCAAAGGACGGGAtacatacaaatattttactaaaaatcACATGCTTTATGAACGGAATCAG GAAACCAACAGACTTGAATACTTGATACCAAAAAAGACATCTTTACGGCACCGACTGCCGATGGGGGACCAGGGCTTCATTGACTTTGTTGCTCATTTGCTTGAAGTAAATCCTAAGAAGCGCCCTTCTGCATCTGATGCTCTGAAGCACCCATGGCTATCACACCCTTATGAACCCATATCGGCTTGA